The DNA segment ACGGCTGGAGCGCCTGGCCGCGGAGGCGGCGGGGCTCGTCACGGCGTGAGGGCCGGGCCGGTGACCGGGTCCCGGCCGGCCTCCGCCGTCACCGGGGTTCGCGGAACGTGAGGCCGAGGTGGCGCTGGAGCCCCGCGCGCTGCTCGGCCGTGGCCAGGACCACGATGTCGTCGTTGCCGCCGAAGGGGTTCTCCCTGCTGTTGTCGACGCAGCGGAAGGACCGGGGATCGTCGTCGGGGCTGAGCGCCTCGACGGCGGCCCGGGCCGCGTCCATGTCGAGGTAGTCGTTCGACTCCTGCTCGATGAGGAACGAGAGTTCCTCGCCGTTGCGCGTGAAGTACAGCGTTCCGCGGCCGGCCTCCGCGTCGTCCGTGTCCTCCCTGTCGAAGCGGAAGGCGCCGACGGTGACCTTCCCTCCGGTGAGGGCCGCGGCTTCTTCCAGGAGCCAGGGGTAGTGCGAGTCGGCGGAGTCGACGTCGTCGGCGTGGATGCTGACGGCCACGCCGAAGGCTTCGAGGGCACTGGCGATGTGCTGCCGCAGGGGCAGCGCGCCGTGTGCGCGGTCGCCGAAGCTGGCCACGACGTCGCGCGCGGTCTCCCGGGTGATCATGCCGAGGCCGGTGAGGACCTCGGCCACCCGTAGGTACGTGATGGTGGGAGGTGTCGCCATGGGGTGATCCTCCCAGCCGGAGATCATTCCCGGGCGGTCTTCGATCAAGCTGCCGCACGAAGCGGCCGGTCTCCGCCCGCGCGGCCCGGTCCGCCCCTACGGCCTACGACCGCGCGTCCGCCGCCCGCTGCCCCCGGGGCTCGTCGTCGAACAGCGTCGCCGTGCGGGCGGCCGTCGCCTTCGCCCAGCGGCCGGTCGTCAGGGCGCCGAGCAGCAGAACGGCCGCGCCGCAGCCGGCGATGATCCACCACGCCGGGCGGGCGGCCGCGACGAAGGCGCCCGCGCCGGCGGCGGCGTGTGCCCCGCCCGCCAGCACGGCGCCGATCACCGCGACGCCCAATGACTGCCCGACCTGCCGGCTGGTGGAGGCCACGGCGGCGGCCACCCCGGCCTGGGCGCGGGGCATCCCGGACACCGCGGTGTTGGTGATCGGCGCGTTGACCAGGCCGAACCCGATGCCGAAGAGGACATACCCGGTGAACAGCAGCGGGTTCGTGGCCTGGGCGTCGAACGCCGCGAAGAGCAGCCCGCTCGCCCCCATCGCCGTCCCCGCCAGAAGCAGCGGCAGCCGGGGGCCCCGGTTGCCGACCAGCCGCCCCGAAACCGGCGCGAAGACCAGCGTCATCCCGGCCATGGGCAGCATGTAGAGACCGGCGGCCAGAGCGGACAGGCCACGGATGTTCTGCAGGTACAGCGTGTTGATGAAGAGGAAGCCGGCGAGCGCGGCGAAGGCGCACACCGCCACGACGGTGGCCCCGCTGAACGGTGCGCTGTGGAAGAACCGCAGGTCGATGAGGGGTTCCGGGCGGCGTCGCTCGTAGGCGACCAGCGCGGCCAGGGACACCAGCGCGACCAGCACGAACGCCAGGATCTCGGGGGACGTCCAGCCGGCGCCCGGGGCCTCGATGATCGCGTACGTCAGCGAGCCGAGCAGCGCGATCACCAGCAGCTGGCCGACCGGGTCGACGCGGCGCGGGCGCGGCGCCCGGGACTCCGGGACGTAGCGCAGGGTCAGGAAGAACGCGAGCGCGCCGATCGGGACGTTGATCCAGAAGATCGACCGCCAGCCGACGCTCTGCACCAGCAGCCCGCCGATCACCGGCCCGGCCGCCATGCTGATGCCGACGACCCCGCCCCACACCCCGATCGCCCGCGCCCGCTCGCGCGGTTCGGTGAAGGTGTTGGTGATGATCGACATGGCGACGGGGTTGAGCATCGAGCCGCCGACGGCCTGCACCATCCGGAAGACCACCAGCCACTCCAGGCCGGGAGCCAGGCTGCACAGCAGCGAGCCGACGGCGAAGACCACCAGGCCGACCAGGAAGATCCGCCGCCGGCCGAGCCGGTCGGCGGTGGAGCCGGCCAGCATCAGCAGCGACGCCAGGACCAGGGTGTAGGCGTCGATCGTCCACTGCATGCCGGAGACCGAGGCGTGCAGCTCGTGCTGGATGGACGGCAGGGCGACGTTGAGGATGGTGTTGTCGAGGCTGACGATCAGCAGGCTCATGCAGCAGATCGCCAGCACCAGGAGACGCCGTCGACGGCTGAGCTCAGGCATGGTTGAACGCTACAACGATCCCGTGCCGGTGGCCCTGGCGGGGCCGCTCGCGCGGTGCGGGACAATGGGAGACCGCAGCGGCCGGCCGCCCGTGAGCGCCGCGCCCGCCCGGTCGAAGGAAGCCGAAGAAAGCCGAAGGTATCGCCGTCATGACTCTGCTGCAGATCGGTCCGCACGCGGTGCAGCCGCCCGTGGTCCTCGCGCCCATGGCCGGGATCACCAATGCCCCGTTCCGGACGCTGTGCCGGGAGTTCAGCGGCGGCAAGGGCCTGTTCGTCAGCGAGATGATCACGACGCGGGCGCTGGTCGAGCGCAACGAGAAGACCATGCAGCTGATCCACTTCGACGCGACCGAGAAGCCGCGCTCGATCCAGCTCTACGGCGTCGACCCGGACACCGTCGGCAAGGCCGCCCGCATGATCGCGGAAGAGGACCTCGCTGACCACATCGACCTGAACTTCGGCTGCCCGGTCCCGAAGGTGACCCGCAAGGGCGGCGGCTCGGCGCTGCCGTACAAGCGGAACCTGCTGCGCGCGATCCTGCGCGAGGCGGTGGCGAACGCCGGGTCGCTGCCGGTGACGATGAAGATGCGCAAGGGCATCGACGACGACCACATCACCTACCTGGACGCCGGACGGACCGCCGCCGAGGAGGGCATCACCGCGATCGCCCTGCACGGCCGGACCGCGGCCCAGCACTACGGCGGCACCGCCGACTGGGACGCCATCGCCCGCCTCAAGGAGCACGTCCCGGAGATCCCGGTGCTCGGCAACGGCGACATCTGGTCGGCCGACGACGCCAAGCGGATGATGCGCGAGACCGGCTGCGACGGGGTGGTCGTGGGGCGCGGCTGCCTGGGGCGGCCGTGGCTGTTCGGCGACCTGGTCGCCGCCTTCGAGGGCACGGGAACCGGCGGTGACGGCTCCCAGGGGTACGCACAGCCCACGCTCAAGGAGGTCGCCGCGGTGATGCTGCGGCACGCCACCCTGCTCGGCGAGTGGATCGGCGACGAGAAGCGCGGAGTGATCGACTTCCGCAAGCACGTCGCCTGGTACACCAAGGGCTTCTCCATCGGCTCCGAGATGCGCCGCAGCCTCGCGGTGACCTCCTCGCTCGACGAGCTGGACGCGCTGCTGTCGGAGCTGGACCTCGACCAGCCGTGGCCGACGGGCGCGGACGGCCCCCGCGGCCGCACCTCAGGACGCAACCGCGTCGTCCTGCCGGACGGCTGGCTCGACGACCCCTACGACTGCGCGGGCGTGGACGCGGACGCGGAGCTGGACACGTCGGGCGGCTGAGGCCGCGGCGGATTCCGAGACGGCAGCGCAGGGGGGGCACGGGCGAGCCGCCCGGGCTCCCCGTGGGTGCGGCGGGCGGGCGGTCCGTCGGCGTGTCGCGGTGACGAGCGCGGGCGAAGGGGCCGGCGCTCGTTACCGTTTGAGTCCGTACGGGGTTGCGCGCGTACCGGACCGCCCGCGAGACGCGGGAGCGCCGCCGCGGCAGCCCGCGGACACCCGCACGGCCCGTGGCCCTCTCCGGCACGTGGCGGGCGGGATCGCGGACGACGCTGAGGAGACGCCGTGGTGAGCGGCCACCGTTCCATCGACGACACCGAGAAGGCCGTCCGGGCCAAGCTCGGCGACACCCCGGTCCGCCACGAGCAGATGGCCGCGGTCGCGAACATCTACCGCGCCGCGGCCGCCGTACGCCAGCACTTCGAGAACTCCGTGCTGCGCGGCGCCGAGCTGACCTGGACCTCCTTCGTGGTGCTCTGGGTGGTGTGGATCGGGGGTGAGACGGAGACCCGCCGGGTCGCCGAGGAGGCCGGCATCTCCAAGGGCACGCTCACCGGCGTCGCCCGCACCCTCCAGGCCCGCGGCCTGATGGAGCGCAGGGTCCACCCGGCCGACGGGCGGCTCGCCCTGCTCGCGCTCACCCCCGAGGGCGAGCGGCTGATGAGCCGGGTCTTCCCGGAGTTCAACGCCGAAGAGGTCTTCGTCACCCAGGGCCTCAGCGACGACGAGGCGCTGGACCTCGCGGACCTGCTGGGCCGGATCGTGGCGCAGGTCGAGACCCGCGGCGCGGACCGCCGCCTGGAACTGCTGGACGGCCACGACCCCCGCCCGCGCCGCAGCGGCCGCCGCGCCAGGACACCGCAGCCGACGGGGTCGGAGGGGCGGGACGTCACGGACGCCGCCTCGCCGTGAGGGCTGCGGGACGGGCCGGAGCGGGGCCACGCGCTCGACGGGCGGTCGTCGGCCGTGTCGGCCTTGTCGGCCGAGCGGTATACGAACGTCGGAGGGCGACGTGGCCTTCCCGGCCCCCGGGAACTATGGCCTGATCCTGACACGGAGGTGCGACGCCGCCCGGAGCCGTGGGTGGCCGGATTGTGGGTGGATCTTCCGGCTGTGCGGGAGAGGGTGCGCGTTCCGGTCGGCGCGACCCTCGCTCAGGGGGTGGAGCGAGTGCAGGAAGAGCCGTCGAGGAGGGTCCAAATGATGGAACCCGGTCACACATGAGCGCGTGATTCTCGCCACCCCTGATAGGGGCTGCGCTCAGATGAGCAGTGAGTGTGGGGTTCCATCTCTCCAATGGTGGCACCGGGTGCCACCGCTAGTGCGTTCGACTCTTGATGTCTTCCATTGCTCTGAGTGGCGTAACTGCGCAATTCGAGTGCGCAGTGTAATGATGCATTCAGGTAATGAAGTACCCGCCAAATACATGATCACTTTCGATCTGGTGGCGGACGACTGGTTACACGGGTATGTCGACCAAGTGGACGTACCCATACGCCTTCGATCTGGGTATGTTCCTCGCCGTCAGGGCAGCCCGTCGGCGAGGAGTCAGTGCCGTGCCGGAAACGCAAGATCCCCACGTAACCCAGCCTTCGTCCGTGAAGTTCGTCTACGACTTCACCGAGGGCAACAAGGAGCTCAAGGACCTCCTCGGCGGCAAGGGTGCGAACCTCGCCGAGATGACCAACCTGGGACTTCCCGTCCCGCCCGGCTTCACGATCACCACCGAAGCCTGCAAGGTCTACCTCGACAGCGGCACCGAGCCCGCGGCACTGCGTGCCGAGGTCTCCGAGCACCTGGACGCCCTTGAGCAGCAGATGGGCAAGAAGCTCGGCCAGGCCGACGACCCGCTGCTCGTATCGGTCCGTTCCGGGGCGAAGTTCTCCATGCCCGGCATGATGGACACGGTCCTCAACATCGGCCTCTCCGATGCGTCGGTTTCCGGCCTCGCCGCGCAGGCCGGCGACGAGCGCTTCGCGTGGGACTCCTACCGCCGCCTCATCCAGATGTTCGGCAAGACCGTGCTGGGCGTCGACGGCGAGCTCTTCGAGGAGGCGCTGGAGGAGGCCAAGCAGGCCAAGGGCGTCCGCGTCGACATCGACCTCGACGCCGCCGACCTCAAGAGCCTGGTCGCGCACTTCAAGGACATCGTGTCCAAGGAGACCGGCCGCGACTTCCCGCAGGAGCCGCGCGAGCAGATGGACCTCGCCGTGCGCGCGGTCTTCGACTCGTGGAACACCGACCGCGCCAAGCTCTACCGCCGCCAGGAGCGCATCCCCGGCGACCTCGGCACCGCGGTCAACGTCTGCTCCATGGTCTTCGGCAACCTCGGCCCCGACTCCGGCACCGGCGTCGCCTTCACCCGCGACCCCGCCAGCGGCCACCAGGGCGTCTACGGCGACTACCTGCAGAACGCGCAGGGCGAGGACGTCGTCGCCGGTATCCGCAACACCGTGCCGCTCGCCGACCTCGAGAACATCGACAAGGCGTCGTACGACGAGCTGATGCAGATCATGGAGACGCTCGAAACGCACTACAAGGACCTGTGCGACATCGAGTTCACCATCGAGCGCGGCAAGCTGTGGATGCTGCAGACCCGGGTCGGCAAGCGCACCGCCGGTGCCGCCTTCCGGATCGCCACCCAGCTCGTCGACCAGGGCCTGATCGACGAGGCCGAGGCCCTCCAGCGGGTCAACGGCGCGCAGCTGGCGCAGCTGATGTTCCCCCGCTTCGACCTGGGCGCGAAGTCCGAGACGATCGGGCGCGGCATCGCCGCCTCCCCGGGCGCGGCGGTCGGCAAGGCCGTCTTCGACTCGTACACCGCCGTCAAGTGGTCGCGCTCCGGCGAGAAGGTCATCCTGATCCGCCGCGAGACCAACCCCGACGACCTCAACGGCATGATCGCCGCCGAGGGCATCCTCACCTCCCGCGGCGGCAAGACCTCGCACGCCGCCGTCGTCGCCCGGGGCATGGGCAAGACCTGTGTCTGCGGCGCCGAGGAGCTGGAGGTCGACACCAAGTCCCGCCGGCTGACGACCAGCGACGGCACCGTCATCGAAGAGGGCGACGTCGTCTCCATCGACGGCTCCACCGGCAAGGTCTACGCCGGTGAGGTGCCGGTCGTGCCGTCCCCGGTCGTGGAGTACTTCGAGGGCCGGATGCACGCCGGCGCCGAGGACGCCGACGAGCTGGTCAAGGCCGTCCACCGGATCATGGCGTACGCGGACCGGGTGCGCCGGCTGCGCGTACGGGCCAACGCCGACAACGCCGAGGACGCCGCCCGCGCCCGCCGGTTCGGCGCGCAGGGCATCGGCCTGTGCCGCACCGAGCACATGTTCCTCGGTGAGCGCCGCGAGATGGTCGAGCGCCTCATCCTGGCCGACACCGAGAGCGACCGGGAGGCCGCGCTCAGCCAGCTGCTGCCGCTCCAGAAGGCCGACTTCATCGAGCTGTTCGAGTCGATGGACGGCCTGCCGGTGACCGTGCGGCTGCTGGACCCGCCGCTGCACGAGTTCCTGCCCGACATCACCGAGCTGTCGGTCCGGGTCGCGCTCGCCGAGGCCCGCAAGGACGCCAACGAGAACGACCTGCGCCTGCTCCAGGCCGTGCACAAGCTGCACGAGCAGAACCCGATGCTGGGTCTGCGCGGCGTCCGCCTCGGGCTCGTCATCCCCGGTCTGTTCGCCATGCAGGTACGGGCGATCGCCGAGGCCGCGGCCGAGCGCAAGAACGCCAAGGGCGACCCGCGCGCGGAGATCATGATTCCGCTGGTGGGCACCGTCCAGGAGCTGGAGATCGTCCGCGAGGAGGCCGAGCAGGTCATCGCCGAGGTCGAGAAGGCCCACGGCGTCAGCCTCAAGCTCACCCTCGGCACGATGATCGAGCTGCCCCGCGCCGCCCTCACGGCCGGTCAGATCGCCGAGTCCGCCGACTTCTTCTCCTTCGGTACGAACGACCTCACGCAGACGGTCTGGGGCTTCAGCCGCGACGACGTCGAGGCCAGCTTCTTCACCGCGTACCTGGAGAAGGGCATCTTCGGCGTCAGCCCGTTCGAGACCATCGACAAGGACGGCGTGGGCTCGCTGGTCCGCAACGCCGCCGCGGCCGGCCGGGCCACCCGCCCGGATCTCAAGCTCGGCGTCTGCGGCGAGCACGGCGGTGACCCGGAGTCCGTCCACTTCTTCCACGAGGCGGGCCTGGACTACGTCTCCTGCTCCCCGTTCCGCATCCCGGTCGCACGGCTGGAGGCGGGCCGCGCGGCGGCGGAGTCCAAGGGCAGCGACAGCCGCTGACCGCGCCGGGGCCGGTCCTCACCGCCGGCCCCACCGGTCACCGCGGGCGCCGAGCGCGCCCGCGGTGACCTGAAACCACCACCGGAGCCGGCGGTACGGGGCCAACCCTCAGCCTCCCGGCTTGTCGGCTCCGGAACCCCGACGAGGGCGGCACCTGTGCGGAGGTGCCGCCCTCGGTCTTTGGCCGGCCCCTGTGCTCCTGCCGGTCCGGGGTGACGCAACGCCCCACCGGTGTCGTGCAGTTGAAGGGCGGTCGCGGCCGGGCGAAGGGTGGCCGTCGGGACCCGTTGGCTAGATCACAGAAATGCCCGCGGCAAAGAGGGCAACTGCTCGGTATTGCCCCGATTTGCGCGCCGGGAGACGCGGTCGCGGGGCGCATGTGCCCAGTAATTTCCTGGCCCTTAAACCCTATGCCGGTCATAGGATCCCAGGCATCCCGCACGCCTGAGCGCCACGCCCACGCGGCGGGTTCCCTTCTCTGACCAGGAAAAGGTCTCCAGTGAACCTTCGCCGTACCCTCGCGACCGCCGCTGTCGCCGCCGTGACCGCGCCCGCGGTCCTGCTCTCCGCGGGCGCTGCCTCCGCCGCCCCGAAGACCCCGGCGCAGACGCAGCAGAAGCCGACCTACGCGGAACTGAAGAAGGCCGCCGACGACGCGAAGAAGGCGTACGAGGACGCGGTTGCCGCCGAGCAGGCCGGCCGCGAGAAGATCGACGCCACCATGGCCGCCCTGGACAAGGACTCCCACCCGCTCAAGGCGGCCGTCCTCGCCGCGGACCGGGCGGCCAAGGCCGCCGCCGCCGACAAGACCGCCGCCGACAAGGCCGTCACGGACGCCAGGGCCGCACTGGACGGGGCCGCGGACGAGGCCGGGAAGGCCAAGGCCCAGGAGGCGCTCGACGCCGCCGAGGCCCGCGCCAGGACCGCCGCCGAGGCGGAGACGAACGCGGACGCCGAGCGCAGGACGGCCCAGGACGCCTGGGACGACGCCCGGGTCGCGGCGCTGCGGGAGTGGAACAAGGTCCGCAACGCCTCGGCCGACGCCCGCAAGGCCAAGGACGCGGCCGACCGGGCGCTCGCCGCTGCCACCGACTGCGTACGCGTGCCGGGCCTGACCGTCCTCGCCAACCGCCTGCCCTCGAAGGCGGTCGCCGGGACCACGGTCGACTTCTCCTTCACGGTGGCCAACGCCACCGACCGCACGCTGAACGTGGACCCGCTGGTGTTCTTCCGCCTGAACTCCACCGACCAGGAGCAGCACTTCATGAAGGTGCGGTGGGCCGACGGCTCCGGCTGGCACGACCTGGACCCCAACAGCCCCTCCCACCTCGCCGGCGTCAAGGACATGGAGCCCGGCGCCCGCACCGATGTGAAGATGCGGATGACGCTCGAAGCGGCCGCCCCGGCCATCGACGGCTTCGCCCTCTTCGCGGGAGACGCCTCCGACGCGTACAACCCGTGCGTTCTCGGCCCCATGAAGCGCTATGACTTCACGGTGCTCCCGGCCGGCAGCAAGCCCGGCACGGCCGGCGAGGCGAAGCCCGGCAAGGTCGAGGACAAGGACCGCCCGAAGCCGAAGCCGAAGGCGGCCGCGCAGGCCGCTTCCGCCACCTCCGCCGACCCCACCTCCGCCGCGCAGCCGGCGTCGGCCGTCACCGGTGGCAGCCTCGCCACCACCGGTGCGGCGCCCGCCGCGCCGCGGCTCGCCCTCGCCGGCGGCGGCGCCGTGCTGCTGGGCACCGGAGCGGTCTTCGCCGTGCGCCGTCGGCGCGGGGTCCGCGGCACCCACTGACCCCAGGCACCGAAGCGGGCCCGCATCCGAGCGAGGGATGCGGGCCCGTCCGTACGCGGTCCCAGTGGTGTGCCGCCGCAGTGCCCACGGGCTCCGCGGCGCCCACGGCCCCCCGCGGTTCGGGTTTTTCTCAGGTCAG comes from the Streptomyces angustmyceticus genome and includes:
- the ppdK gene encoding pyruvate, phosphate dikinase, whose product is MKFVYDFTEGNKELKDLLGGKGANLAEMTNLGLPVPPGFTITTEACKVYLDSGTEPAALRAEVSEHLDALEQQMGKKLGQADDPLLVSVRSGAKFSMPGMMDTVLNIGLSDASVSGLAAQAGDERFAWDSYRRLIQMFGKTVLGVDGELFEEALEEAKQAKGVRVDIDLDAADLKSLVAHFKDIVSKETGRDFPQEPREQMDLAVRAVFDSWNTDRAKLYRRQERIPGDLGTAVNVCSMVFGNLGPDSGTGVAFTRDPASGHQGVYGDYLQNAQGEDVVAGIRNTVPLADLENIDKASYDELMQIMETLETHYKDLCDIEFTIERGKLWMLQTRVGKRTAGAAFRIATQLVDQGLIDEAEALQRVNGAQLAQLMFPRFDLGAKSETIGRGIAASPGAAVGKAVFDSYTAVKWSRSGEKVILIRRETNPDDLNGMIAAEGILTSRGGKTSHAAVVARGMGKTCVCGAEELEVDTKSRRLTTSDGTVIEEGDVVSIDGSTGKVYAGEVPVVPSPVVEYFEGRMHAGAEDADELVKAVHRIMAYADRVRRLRVRANADNAEDAARARRFGAQGIGLCRTEHMFLGERREMVERLILADTESDREAALSQLLPLQKADFIELFESMDGLPVTVRLLDPPLHEFLPDITELSVRVALAEARKDANENDLRLLQAVHKLHEQNPMLGLRGVRLGLVIPGLFAMQVRAIAEAAAERKNAKGDPRAEIMIPLVGTVQELEIVREEAEQVIAEVEKAHGVSLKLTLGTMIELPRAALTAGQIAESADFFSFGTNDLTQTVWGFSRDDVEASFFTAYLEKGIFGVSPFETIDKDGVGSLVRNAAAAGRATRPDLKLGVCGEHGGDPESVHFFHEAGLDYVSCSPFRIPVARLEAGRAAAESKGSDSR
- a CDS encoding MarR family winged helix-turn-helix transcriptional regulator — translated: MSGHRSIDDTEKAVRAKLGDTPVRHEQMAAVANIYRAAAAVRQHFENSVLRGAELTWTSFVVLWVVWIGGETETRRVAEEAGISKGTLTGVARTLQARGLMERRVHPADGRLALLALTPEGERLMSRVFPEFNAEEVFVTQGLSDDEALDLADLLGRIVAQVETRGADRRLELLDGHDPRPRRSGRRARTPQPTGSEGRDVTDAASP
- a CDS encoding MFS transporter; its protein translation is MPELSRRRRLLVLAICCMSLLIVSLDNTILNVALPSIQHELHASVSGMQWTIDAYTLVLASLLMLAGSTADRLGRRRIFLVGLVVFAVGSLLCSLAPGLEWLVVFRMVQAVGGSMLNPVAMSIITNTFTEPRERARAIGVWGGVVGISMAAGPVIGGLLVQSVGWRSIFWINVPIGALAFFLTLRYVPESRAPRPRRVDPVGQLLVIALLGSLTYAIIEAPGAGWTSPEILAFVLVALVSLAALVAYERRRPEPLIDLRFFHSAPFSGATVVAVCAFAALAGFLFINTLYLQNIRGLSALAAGLYMLPMAGMTLVFAPVSGRLVGNRGPRLPLLLAGTAMGASGLLFAAFDAQATNPLLFTGYVLFGIGFGLVNAPITNTAVSGMPRAQAGVAAAVASTSRQVGQSLGVAVIGAVLAGGAHAAAGAGAFVAAARPAWWIIAGCGAAVLLLGALTTGRWAKATAARTATLFDDEPRGQRAADARS
- the dusB gene encoding tRNA dihydrouridine synthase DusB, producing the protein MTLLQIGPHAVQPPVVLAPMAGITNAPFRTLCREFSGGKGLFVSEMITTRALVERNEKTMQLIHFDATEKPRSIQLYGVDPDTVGKAARMIAEEDLADHIDLNFGCPVPKVTRKGGGSALPYKRNLLRAILREAVANAGSLPVTMKMRKGIDDDHITYLDAGRTAAEEGITAIALHGRTAAQHYGGTADWDAIARLKEHVPEIPVLGNGDIWSADDAKRMMRETGCDGVVVGRGCLGRPWLFGDLVAAFEGTGTGGDGSQGYAQPTLKEVAAVMLRHATLLGEWIGDEKRGVIDFRKHVAWYTKGFSIGSEMRRSLAVTSSLDELDALLSELDLDQPWPTGADGPRGRTSGRNRVVLPDGWLDDPYDCAGVDADAELDTSGG